The Chromatiales bacterium 21-64-14 genome includes the window TCGTCAACGCCGCCGTCAACGTCGTCTTCCCATGGTCCACGTGGCCTATCGTCCCCACGTTTACATGCGGCTTCTTACGCTCGTACTTTCCCTTGGACATCGAACGCTCTCCTCAGACTTTCTTAAGTTGACCTTGGCTTTGGTTGACACCCGCCGCGTACCGGGCTCAAAGCCGGCCCGTCCGTTTAACGACCCTTGCCCCGGCTGAGAACGGGGTTCATCCTGTATCGGCGGGCCTTGAACCTGCGCCGTACGTCCGGCGCGCACACCACTTGGAGCCCACAACCGGACTTGAACCGGTGACCTCTTCCTTACCAAGGAAGTGCTCTACCGACTGAGCTATGTGGGCAATGAGCTA containing:
- a CDS encoding elongation factor Tu gives rise to the protein MSKGKYERKKPHVNVGTIGHVDHGKTTLTAALT